The Pseudolabrys sp. FHR47 genome contains a region encoding:
- a CDS encoding hemin ABC transporter substrate-binding protein, with translation MTLAAPALAQTTATDATGRSITIRDTSRIVSIGGAVTEILYALGHGKDIVGVDTTSLYPPQAMKEKPNVGYMRQLSAEGVLGLNPSVMIAIAGSGPKETINVLEAAKVPLVVIPDTYTEAGIVEKIKLIGKVVGATERAACLATQVHNDVAALEKIRAGIKTPKRVLFMLSFINGRVMAAGRGTAADGIITMAGAVNVFHGHESYKQITDETVIAARPDVIVTISRGGPGELSADTVFAQPALAATPAAATKAFVSMDGLYLLGFGPRTARAARDLALTLYPELKSAAPLPSEQAGGKGACVE, from the coding sequence ATGACGCTCGCCGCGCCGGCTCTAGCGCAAACGACAGCGACCGACGCAACCGGACGCAGCATCACGATCCGCGACACAAGCCGCATCGTTTCGATCGGCGGCGCGGTGACAGAGATTCTTTACGCTCTCGGTCACGGCAAGGACATCGTCGGCGTCGATACGACCAGCCTCTACCCGCCGCAGGCGATGAAAGAGAAGCCTAATGTCGGCTACATGCGCCAATTGTCGGCGGAAGGCGTGCTCGGCCTCAATCCGAGCGTGATGATCGCCATTGCCGGCTCGGGTCCGAAGGAAACGATCAATGTCCTGGAAGCGGCCAAAGTGCCGCTCGTGGTCATTCCGGACACCTATACGGAAGCCGGCATCGTCGAGAAGATCAAGCTGATCGGCAAAGTAGTCGGTGCAACCGAACGTGCGGCCTGCCTCGCCACCCAGGTCCACAACGACGTCGCCGCGCTAGAGAAGATTCGTGCCGGCATCAAGACCCCCAAGCGCGTGCTGTTCATGCTGTCCTTTATCAACGGCCGCGTCATGGCGGCGGGGCGCGGTACCGCGGCTGATGGCATCATCACGATGGCCGGCGCCGTAAACGTGTTCCACGGTCATGAATCCTACAAGCAGATCACCGACGAAACGGTGATCGCCGCCCGTCCCGATGTGATCGTCACCATCAGCCGCGGCGGCCCCGGCGAACTCAGCGCCGACACCGTGTTCGCGCAACCGGCGCTCGCGGCGACCCCCGCTGCCGCCACGAAAGCCTTCGTTTCGATGGACGGTCTTTATCTGCTCGGCTTCGGACCGCGCACCGCGCGCGCCGCGCGCGACCTGGCGCTGACGCTTTATCCCGAACTCAAGAGCGCTGCGCCCCTGCCCTCCGAGCAGGCGGGCGGCAAAGGCGCGTGCGTCGAATGA
- the hemP gene encoding hemin uptake protein HemP: MSDEKAADGRSNVTLSASHTDTARSVSLSENRIDSRALFAGTREITIAHGDETYRLRLTAQNKLILTK; encoded by the coding sequence ATGAGCGATGAAAAGGCCGCCGATGGCCGAAGCAATGTGACACTGAGTGCAAGTCATACCGATACCGCGCGCAGTGTTTCACTTAGCGAAAACCGCATTGATAGCCGCGCGCTGTTTGCCGGCACTCGCGAAATCACCATTGCGCATGGCGACGAGACTTACCGGCTGCGCCTCACGGCGCAGAACAAACTGATCCTCACCAAGTAA